One Candidatus Nanosynbacter featherlites genomic region harbors:
- a CDS encoding glutaredoxin family protein: MSEDTATNHSAKVTVYSTSWCAFCHTEMEWLEKLGIDFIKKDIEAEPAAKEELLAKNGGNFQGVPVTDINGELVLGFDRPKLQDLLRKNGLLAD; encoded by the coding sequence ATGAGCGAAGATACAGCAACCAACCACAGCGCCAAAGTAACCGTCTACAGTACCAGTTGGTGCGCATTTTGTCACACTGAAATGGAATGGTTGGAAAAACTGGGAATTGACTTCATCAAGAAAGACATTGAAGCAGAACCTGCAGCCAAAGAAGAACTACTAGCAAAAAATGGCGGCAATTTCCAAGGCGTGCCAGTGACTGACATTAACGGCGAGTTGGTGCTTGGTTTTGATCGACCAAAACTACAAGACTTGCTGCGCAAGAACGGCTTGTTGGCTGATTAA
- a CDS encoding AtpZ/AtpI family protein: protein MAEKPKVQSDQKTDVDATAVMMKTIIGTTWRMFVPSIGLMLVGLWADLILHTKPWLMIAGIIVGLAASAGLIYQQIRFIKQREASQ, encoded by the coding sequence ATGGCTGAAAAACCTAAGGTTCAGAGCGACCAAAAAACAGACGTAGATGCCACTGCGGTTATGATGAAAACCATCATCGGGACGACGTGGCGCATGTTTGTGCCGAGTATCGGTCTGATGTTGGTGGGGCTGTGGGCCGATCTGATTCTGCACACCAAACCCTGGCTGATGATTGCAGGGATTATCGTGGGTCTGGCGGCGTCAGCAGGATTGATTTATCAGCAAATACGTTTCATAAAACAGAGAGAGGCTAGTCAATGA
- the atpF gene encoding F0F1 ATP synthase subunit B, which yields MERLVTQFASAEAHAADKADLFGSLGIDWKLLALQSVAFLILLFVLSKWVYPPLAAMLDKRDKDLRTAEKAAKSARENADKTEKMINASMRKARAEARDIVASARNEAAEIIEAAAKKAETRADGIIEAARTEIAGEVAAARQALHNETLQLVAEATGTLVNEKLDAKKDGKLIEKALKEAR from the coding sequence GTGGAAAGATTGGTAACACAATTTGCGAGTGCTGAAGCTCACGCAGCTGATAAGGCTGATTTGTTTGGCTCTTTGGGAATCGATTGGAAGCTGTTGGCGCTGCAGTCGGTAGCATTTTTGATATTGCTGTTTGTGTTGAGCAAATGGGTATATCCGCCACTAGCAGCGATGCTGGACAAGCGTGATAAAGATCTTCGAACGGCTGAAAAAGCTGCCAAATCAGCGCGTGAAAATGCTGACAAGACGGAAAAAATGATCAACGCCTCGATGCGCAAGGCACGAGCAGAAGCGCGTGACATCGTTGCTTCAGCGAGGAACGAGGCGGCAGAAATCATTGAAGCTGCAGCCAAGAAAGCTGAAACGCGAGCGGACGGCATCATTGAAGCGGCCCGAACAGAAATTGCTGGCGAAGTTGCGGCTGCGCGCCAAGCTTTGCATAACGAAACATTGCAATTGGTGGCTGAAGCGACCGGCACCCTGGTGAACGAGAAATTGGACGCTAAAAAAGACGGCAAATTGATCGAGAAAGCTCTGAAGGAGGCGCGCTAA
- a CDS encoding uridine monophosphate kinase, with protein sequence MYNRILLKLSGEQLQGQYAGGFDHARARWIAEQIKPVVASGTQVVIMVGGGNYVRGAQIAGSGIGDVTAHNAGMLATLINAITLADVFNDDGLATRALSTVEVNQFVDQYTYRRAVSHLEKGRVVVVGCGTGRPFLTTDTAAVNLALEMQCDVVIKATKVDGVYDKDPVQFADAVKFDQLTYDEVLANPDIGVMDKAAIGLAAEEKKPMIICDLLSDGNIVRAARGEAVGTRLVV encoded by the coding sequence ATGTATAACAGGATTCTTCTCAAGCTTTCGGGCGAACAACTACAAGGACAATATGCTGGTGGATTTGATCACGCCAGAGCGCGGTGGATTGCCGAACAAATTAAGCCAGTGGTGGCGAGCGGAACGCAAGTCGTCATCATGGTTGGCGGTGGTAATTATGTGCGCGGTGCACAAATTGCTGGTAGTGGCATTGGTGACGTGACGGCGCACAACGCAGGTATGCTGGCGACGCTGATTAATGCCATTACGCTGGCTGATGTCTTTAATGATGACGGTTTGGCAACGCGTGCCCTGTCGACAGTGGAAGTGAATCAATTTGTCGATCAGTATACCTACCGACGAGCAGTCAGTCACTTAGAAAAAGGTCGTGTAGTGGTGGTTGGCTGCGGTACTGGAAGGCCGTTTTTGACCACTGACACGGCAGCCGTCAATTTGGCGCTAGAGATGCAGTGCGATGTGGTGATCAAAGCTACTAAGGTGGATGGTGTGTACGACAAGGACCCGGTCCAGTTTGCTGACGCTGTCAAATTTGACCAATTGACCTATGACGAAGTTTTGGCAAATCCAGATATTGGCGTGATGGATAAAGCAGCTATTGGCTTGGCTGCTGAAGAGAAAAAGCCAATGATTATTTGCGACTTGCTGAGTGACGGCAATATCGTGCGTGCTGCCAGGGGCGAAGCGGTTGGGACGCGACTTGTGGTATAA
- a CDS encoding F0F1 ATP synthase subunit delta codes for MPARTSRRKLARYVAERLMNNDVTVVDEVAALLSHEKRQREVDLLVRDIQAELAERGLTVATVESARALTNEARSAIMTLLKKPQTVVQLSEVVRPELIGGFKLRTPTATLDATIAKKLNDLRAKKI; via the coding sequence ATGCCTGCACGAACGTCGCGTCGCAAATTGGCTCGGTATGTGGCTGAACGATTGATGAACAACGATGTGACGGTTGTGGATGAGGTGGCAGCGCTGCTAAGTCATGAAAAACGTCAGCGTGAAGTTGACTTGTTGGTGCGCGACATTCAAGCAGAACTAGCGGAGCGTGGCTTAACGGTGGCGACGGTTGAATCAGCGCGAGCATTGACGAATGAGGCGCGTTCGGCCATCATGACGCTACTCAAGAAGCCTCAGACGGTTGTTCAATTGAGCGAAGTTGTTCGTCCAGAACTCATCGGTGGCTTCAAACTACGGACGCCAACCGCAACGCTGGATGCGACGATTGCCAAGAAATTAAACGACTTGCGGGCGAAGAAAATCTAG
- a CDS encoding glycosyltransferase family 4 protein has product MTRKTRLNVDMISESEFTVQGHGVHTAFVEMTNALKARKDTSVVVNQARSDADIVHAQTIGLYSMWMLKRSRGKKIISGHVIPASLVGSIKGMSRMQWLVRAYMRWVYNQADLVLACSNMVKETMTGPMKLKTRVEVLYNTVDMSRYASTLKTKRAARKKLKLKPSDFVVVGNGQVQPRKRLDTFFETARALPEATFIWVGGIPFKHLGAEYGKMQDLIASAPDNVIITGVVEHKDVMTYLHAADAFFLPAEQENHPMCVLEAAGAGLPIILRDIHEYDDTFRPDAQFISSAQDAVKVIDKLRNDATWYKQQVAAAGRIAKRFDSRAGGERLVEFYRSVLES; this is encoded by the coding sequence ATGACACGCAAGACTCGACTGAACGTCGATATGATTTCCGAGAGTGAGTTTACTGTCCAAGGCCATGGTGTTCACACTGCTTTTGTAGAGATGACAAATGCGCTTAAGGCGAGAAAAGACACGTCCGTCGTGGTCAATCAAGCCCGCTCTGATGCAGACATCGTCCATGCCCAGACCATCGGCCTGTATTCAATGTGGATGCTCAAACGTTCGCGTGGTAAAAAGATTATCTCTGGTCATGTCATCCCTGCTTCCTTGGTTGGTAGCATCAAAGGTATGAGTAGAATGCAGTGGTTGGTGCGAGCGTATATGCGCTGGGTGTATAATCAAGCGGATTTGGTATTAGCATGTTCTAACATGGTTAAGGAAACTATGACTGGTCCGATGAAGCTGAAAACGCGCGTGGAGGTACTATACAATACGGTCGACATGAGTCGCTATGCGTCTACTCTAAAAACCAAACGAGCTGCTCGTAAAAAACTGAAACTGAAGCCGTCAGACTTTGTGGTGGTTGGTAATGGACAGGTTCAGCCGCGTAAGCGTCTGGACACGTTTTTTGAAACGGCACGAGCTTTGCCTGAGGCGACATTTATCTGGGTGGGCGGCATCCCTTTCAAACATTTGGGCGCAGAATATGGCAAAATGCAAGACTTGATAGCATCGGCTCCTGACAATGTGATCATCACGGGCGTAGTTGAACATAAAGACGTCATGACCTATTTACATGCGGCTGACGCCTTCTTCTTGCCTGCTGAACAAGAGAATCACCCAATGTGCGTGTTAGAAGCCGCGGGTGCTGGACTGCCAATCATCCTGAGAGATATTCATGAATACGACGACACATTTCGCCCAGATGCTCAGTTTATTTCCTCAGCTCAAGATGCTGTTAAGGTGATAGATAAGTTGCGGAATGATGCTACATGGTATAAACAACAAGTTGCTGCAGCTGGTCGGATTGCCAAACGGTTTGACAGTCGAGCTGGCGGCGAGCGATTAGTGGAATTTTACAGGAGCGTACTAGAATCATGA
- a CDS encoding ABC-F family ATP-binding cassette domain-containing protein, protein MIADIHITEKSFGDKTLMRDVKFSVDDGEKVGVVGRNGVGKSTLFGILAGTDTDYTGEVIFRRGITVASTAQEHHGLGDQTVLAYILAGLPEYASLKKIIDEYPETMGDNMRKIEEYTQALERFDQKGFYQVEEKIARELDNFQLSGCGKRPLGSLSGGQKRLVEIVKIMHAEAHLALIDEPTNHMDYVAKQQFIDWMSSQPRQAMLIITHDRDVLGRVDRIVELKDGRAVSYRGNYDAYLKQNAQATAAGMNNFEQIEKRMTNLRQKVLDYQRLKEKSRNPGTIQKFKRLEHEARAELAELSEMDKPTFWIDKESAEQLDYKSAEHYGKFKARNIRLSMKDAASRSQHVLVRVEDAAVGVGERILFEGVDIDLREGEAMELRGRNGAGKTTLIRMLLNSRAAVTPPSSARAHSSLKSPSEIFRERSAETSATRERSTASGVEGVAPAAPILYSGNLFLDPQVRVGVYEQEIDEQYLADPLEVAIEKLYLSRDLPISETKIRQLLADYLFTEADRMTAVARLSGGQKARFQIIAMLANDPQLLILDEPTNHLDLPSIEELEMALAKYSGAILYVSHDNYFRQAIGGEVVQIGAA, encoded by the coding sequence ATGATAGCCGACATCCACATCACCGAGAAGAGTTTTGGCGACAAGACGTTGATGCGCGACGTCAAGTTTAGTGTGGATGACGGCGAAAAGGTCGGCGTGGTCGGCCGCAATGGCGTCGGCAAGTCGACGTTGTTTGGCATCTTGGCGGGCACGGACACCGACTACACCGGTGAGGTGATTTTTCGGCGCGGCATCACCGTGGCTAGTACGGCGCAGGAACACCACGGCTTGGGTGATCAGACGGTGCTTGCCTACATTTTGGCGGGGTTACCGGAATATGCGAGCTTAAAGAAAATTATCGATGAGTACCCCGAGACCATGGGCGATAATATGCGAAAAATCGAGGAGTATACCCAGGCGCTGGAGCGATTTGACCAGAAAGGGTTTTATCAGGTTGAGGAGAAGATTGCCCGAGAGCTTGATAATTTTCAGCTGAGCGGGTGCGGCAAGCGGCCGCTTGGTTCCCTATCGGGCGGGCAGAAGCGGCTGGTAGAGATTGTTAAGATTATGCACGCGGAGGCGCATTTGGCGCTGATTGACGAGCCGACCAACCACATGGATTATGTGGCCAAGCAGCAATTCATCGACTGGATGAGTTCGCAGCCGCGCCAGGCGATGTTGATCATCACGCACGACCGCGATGTGCTGGGCCGGGTGGATCGAATTGTTGAGCTCAAAGATGGTCGAGCGGTTAGCTACCGCGGTAATTATGATGCTTACCTCAAGCAAAATGCTCAGGCGACGGCGGCGGGTATGAATAATTTTGAGCAAATTGAGAAGCGGATGACTAATCTTCGACAAAAGGTGTTGGATTATCAGCGGCTAAAGGAAAAGTCGCGAAACCCCGGCACTATCCAAAAGTTCAAGCGGCTGGAACATGAGGCGCGGGCCGAGCTGGCGGAATTATCAGAGATGGACAAGCCGACGTTTTGGATTGACAAGGAGTCAGCTGAGCAGCTTGATTATAAGTCGGCTGAGCACTACGGCAAGTTCAAGGCGCGCAATATTCGGCTATCGATGAAGGATGCGGCTAGCCGTAGCCAGCATGTGCTGGTGCGAGTTGAGGATGCGGCAGTTGGGGTTGGCGAGCGGATACTGTTTGAGGGGGTGGATATTGATTTGCGTGAGGGTGAGGCGATGGAGCTGCGTGGTCGTAATGGCGCTGGTAAGACGACGCTGATTCGGATGTTGTTAAATAGTAGGGCGGCAGTCACTCCACCGTCCTCCGCCAGAGCACACTCTTCGCTCAAATCTCCATCGGAGATTTTTCGCGAGCGTTCGGCTGAAACGTCCGCTACTCGCGAACGTTCCACAGCCTCTGGCGTAGAAGGTGTCGCACCTGCCGCTCCTATCCTCTACTCCGGCAACCTCTTCCTCGATCCGCAGGTGCGGGTGGGTGTGTATGAGCAAGAGATCGATGAGCAGTATTTGGCGGATCCGCTGGAGGTGGCGATCGAGAAATTGTATCTGAGCCGTGACCTGCCGATTTCTGAGACGAAAATCCGCCAATTGCTAGCTGATTATCTGTTTACCGAAGCGGATCGGATGACGGCAGTGGCGCGCCTGTCGGGTGGGCAAAAAGCCCGCTTTCAGATTATTGCCATGCTGGCGAATGACCCGCAGCTGCTGATTTTGGATGAGCCGACCAACCACCTTGATTTGCCGAGTATCGAGGAACTGGAGATGGCACTGGCGAAATATTCTGGCGCTATCCTGTACGTTAGCCACGACAATTACTTCCGCCAAGCAATCGGCGGCGAAGTGGTGCAAATCGGCGCAGCATAA
- a CDS encoding ricin-type beta-trefoil lectin domain protein, protein MGADSKKTGFTLPTVLITSVIMLTLLLVAMQLAASYAAALRDRYYNQLAREAAESGLAYAVSCLRSNGMISPWGSKNLAPETNCAGDPEPGQSNTVMHEGNIRTRFTVPPLGSTGGEVQQAYATGYVELLRPSGGVWKTYTRVLSLATGAQTRVDTLAFGYEGDMHGIQHKVFFATIDSAGRVRSVGANDRGQLGAGLISTAQPTPVRFNMSQRAVSVHTNFVSVGGNLMIRDENGAVYGAGKNDRGQLGAGYMSPTVSTPVRFGLPVGVKAVTVNSGWANFVLGNDKNIYAAGECTYGLLGTGDYTVAPAYATACSNRSTPKRVALPFPNPGNPGTIPTAHLVQDRYNAYVIMQNGAVYGWGANDYYQLGRANISSSSTPVRIGDFGNPGKPRAMQLAFDGGTLYILANDGKVYGVGGSNHLEVGKDNLVFRWRFLEGRCMEAVGPTTVAPRSCNDSSQQQFEYTPQEQIKINGKCVENTAGDLVNIRLANCNPSAAIQRWRMVSYGSDRIFRRGASNHCLAANASGTAMAISAGCPPTNKHIFFRLQTPKIRDLGVPGFVQQISTDELFASYRTSDGNVYSTGSNYHGVFGNSANHANGATNWRNPTPVKFMLPAGVKAVDIWSTAYAGRVSNLFVVGDDGKVYGAGSNENGQLGTGDKVSRNTPTPMQLFGSSPTAPRAKHVESGGGTTVIFTTDNRVYTVGNNNRGQLGDGTTTDSTVPILGRYTNVPIQEHLVF, encoded by the coding sequence ATGGGTGCGGACAGCAAAAAAACAGGATTTACCTTGCCAACAGTTCTCATCACTTCAGTAATTATGCTGACCTTACTTTTGGTGGCCATGCAGCTGGCTGCTTCATATGCAGCGGCGTTACGGGACCGGTATTATAACCAATTGGCGCGCGAAGCTGCTGAAAGTGGTCTTGCATATGCTGTGTCTTGTTTGCGCAGCAACGGTATGATTTCGCCATGGGGATCAAAAAATCTAGCTCCAGAAACAAACTGTGCGGGTGATCCAGAGCCTGGTCAGTCAAATACTGTGATGCATGAGGGCAATATTCGAACGCGGTTTACTGTCCCTCCTCTTGGCTCAACCGGTGGTGAGGTCCAGCAGGCCTACGCTACCGGCTATGTTGAGTTATTGCGACCAAGCGGTGGCGTGTGGAAAACGTATACCCGAGTGTTGTCATTGGCCACTGGAGCGCAAACACGTGTCGACACCTTGGCGTTTGGATATGAGGGTGATATGCACGGCATACAGCACAAAGTATTCTTTGCGACAATTGACTCTGCTGGACGTGTCCGGTCAGTTGGGGCGAACGACCGCGGTCAATTGGGTGCTGGATTGATTTCGACAGCTCAGCCAACGCCAGTGAGATTTAATATGTCCCAGCGCGCAGTTTCAGTGCACACCAACTTTGTCTCTGTCGGTGGAAACTTGATGATTCGAGATGAGAACGGTGCGGTGTATGGTGCGGGCAAAAATGATCGCGGTCAATTGGGTGCTGGCTATATGAGTCCGACCGTCTCAACACCAGTGAGGTTTGGCTTGCCGGTTGGAGTTAAAGCAGTTACTGTCAACTCAGGTTGGGCAAACTTTGTACTGGGGAATGATAAAAATATCTATGCTGCTGGTGAATGTACCTACGGCCTATTGGGTACTGGTGATTATACCGTTGCTCCGGCGTATGCGACCGCCTGTAGTAATAGGTCTACTCCAAAGCGTGTTGCCTTGCCTTTCCCGAACCCTGGTAATCCAGGAACGATTCCGACTGCTCACTTGGTGCAGGACCGATATAACGCTTATGTCATCATGCAAAATGGTGCCGTGTATGGTTGGGGTGCGAATGACTACTATCAGTTGGGTCGCGCCAATATATCAAGTTCATCAACGCCAGTAAGAATTGGTGACTTTGGTAATCCCGGTAAACCACGCGCCATGCAGCTGGCCTTTGACGGAGGTACACTATATATTTTGGCGAATGATGGTAAGGTTTATGGCGTGGGTGGCTCAAACCATTTGGAGGTCGGTAAAGATAACCTAGTGTTCCGTTGGCGATTTTTAGAGGGTCGTTGCATGGAGGCGGTTGGTCCTACTACAGTAGCTCCTCGTAGTTGTAATGACAGCTCCCAGCAGCAGTTTGAATACACGCCGCAAGAGCAGATCAAGATAAACGGTAAATGTGTGGAAAATACTGCCGGTGACTTGGTGAATATTCGTTTGGCGAATTGTAACCCTTCGGCTGCTATTCAGCGCTGGCGCATGGTATCATATGGCTCGGATCGTATTTTCCGTCGAGGTGCGAGTAATCACTGTTTAGCAGCTAACGCTTCTGGTACAGCAATGGCGATATCTGCTGGTTGCCCACCAACTAATAAGCATATATTCTTCAGGCTTCAGACACCAAAAATTCGAGATCTTGGCGTCCCGGGTTTTGTACAGCAGATTTCTACGGACGAGTTATTTGCATCATATCGTACATCTGATGGAAATGTGTACAGTACTGGTAGTAATTATCATGGTGTGTTTGGTAATAGTGCCAACCATGCGAACGGGGCGACTAACTGGAGGAACCCAACCCCAGTAAAATTCATGCTACCAGCCGGCGTGAAAGCGGTTGACATCTGGTCAACAGCCTATGCAGGGCGTGTCAGTAACTTGTTTGTAGTGGGTGATGACGGTAAGGTTTACGGTGCTGGCTCTAATGAAAATGGTCAGTTGGGTACTGGTGATAAGGTAAGCCGCAATACACCAACACCAATGCAGTTGTTTGGCAGTAGCCCAACTGCCCCTCGTGCTAAGCACGTGGAAAGTGGTGGGGGTACGACTGTGATCTTTACGACTGATAACCGTGTGTATACAGTCGGTAACAATAACCGAGGACAACTTGGTGACGGTACGACCACTGATTCAACGGTGCCAATTTTGGGTCGTTACACGAATGTGCCAATCCAAGAACATCTCGTATTCTAG
- the smpB gene encoding SsrA-binding protein SmpB, with product MPKPKAKKPATHVVVNRRARFDYELGEEIVAGLVLTGPEVRAARDGHVQLKGAFVSLRNDELWLNNASFSLRLNVRGQANTKSVDTSARKLLASRKQIDRFAAAKQQGLTIVPTKLLTNGRFIKIIIALGRGKKRYDKRETIKRRDQDRETRRQLSGR from the coding sequence ATGCCAAAGCCCAAAGCAAAAAAGCCAGCTACCCACGTCGTCGTTAACCGTCGAGCACGGTTTGACTATGAGTTGGGTGAGGAAATCGTGGCCGGACTGGTGCTAACAGGACCAGAAGTACGAGCTGCACGCGACGGGCATGTCCAGCTCAAAGGTGCCTTTGTCAGCCTGAGAAATGATGAACTATGGCTCAATAACGCGAGTTTTTCGTTGCGACTGAATGTTCGTGGTCAGGCAAACACAAAAAGCGTCGATACCTCAGCGCGAAAGCTACTAGCTAGCCGTAAACAAATTGATCGATTTGCTGCCGCCAAACAACAGGGGCTTACCATCGTCCCGACCAAATTATTGACCAATGGCCGCTTCATTAAGATTATCATCGCACTCGGGCGGGGTAAAAAGCGTTACGACAAACGCGAGACCATCAAGCGTCGTGATCAAGATCGTGAGACGCGTCGGCAGCTTTCTGGTCGATAA
- a CDS encoding glycosyltransferase: MRIGLFTDTYRPSINGIVFVVESLKRELENLGHEVYVFCPAKSMSPSKQAELLNEDSDSRIIRFPSIKGAFFDDYDTSVFFPPAVQRRIKEMELDMVHVFTPSQIGLVGVKAAKKNNIPLVIQHCTDIYEFVDHYPAVLPGALALAGIVFPVSVRLRGHDLLEIAKLYKPRAGVTKWNKDIIESVITILYSKADAVIALCRKSCKQLKSWQYDDYQYELVLMPNGVNALPRPTKTEVKAFREQWNLAEDDEIFGFVGRLGEEKNLPLLIKSFERHIAKKRPKAKLLFVGDFEYRKTLEEMAAATKYADRIIFTGAMPREKLGLAYSVLDVFAFPSLKDTQGWVLHEAAHAGLPIVLVDKELSEVVQDGVNGFIANDNPTSFGRAIITLLEDANKRQEFGAISKKLAAKFTENRQVKKLEKLYQELIDQKAADASHDLDHDA, translated from the coding sequence ATGAGAATTGGACTGTTTACTGATACCTATCGACCATCAATCAATGGCATCGTTTTTGTGGTTGAATCGCTCAAGCGAGAGCTGGAGAACCTGGGGCATGAAGTCTATGTGTTTTGCCCTGCCAAGTCAATGAGCCCGTCCAAACAAGCCGAATTGCTCAACGAAGACTCTGACTCACGTATCATCCGTTTCCCATCAATCAAAGGTGCGTTTTTTGATGATTATGACACATCAGTGTTCTTCCCGCCGGCAGTACAGCGTCGCATCAAAGAGATGGAACTCGACATGGTGCATGTGTTTACGCCGTCGCAGATTGGTTTGGTTGGCGTGAAGGCTGCCAAAAAGAATAATATTCCGTTGGTGATTCAGCACTGTACTGACATCTATGAGTTCGTCGATCACTATCCAGCAGTGCTGCCCGGTGCCTTGGCGCTGGCGGGAATTGTCTTCCCGGTGTCGGTGAGATTGCGCGGTCATGATCTACTAGAAATCGCCAAATTATACAAGCCGCGAGCGGGCGTCACTAAGTGGAACAAAGATATCATTGAAAGCGTCATCACCATTTTGTATAGCAAAGCAGACGCGGTCATTGCCTTGTGTCGAAAGAGCTGCAAGCAACTAAAGTCCTGGCAGTACGATGATTATCAATACGAATTGGTGCTAATGCCAAATGGCGTAAATGCGCTGCCTCGTCCAACAAAAACTGAGGTAAAAGCATTTCGTGAGCAGTGGAACTTGGCAGAAGATGATGAAATTTTTGGATTTGTTGGTCGGTTGGGTGAAGAAAAGAATTTGCCGCTGCTCATCAAATCGTTTGAGCGGCACATCGCTAAGAAGCGGCCCAAGGCAAAATTATTGTTTGTTGGTGATTTTGAATACCGAAAGACGCTGGAGGAAATGGCTGCCGCGACCAAATATGCTGACAGAATTATTTTCACTGGCGCTATGCCGCGCGAAAAGCTCGGCCTGGCGTACTCGGTGCTGGACGTGTTTGCCTTTCCATCTCTGAAAGACACGCAGGGTTGGGTGCTGCATGAAGCGGCTCACGCAGGGTTGCCGATCGTGCTAGTGGACAAAGAGCTGTCAGAAGTGGTCCAAGACGGCGTGAATGGCTTCATCGCGAATGATAATCCGACCAGCTTTGGGCGAGCGATCATTACCTTGCTAGAGGACGCCAACAAGCGTCAAGAATTTGGGGCTATCAGTAAAAAATTGGCGGCCAAATTTACTGAGAATCGCCAAGTGAAGAAGCTGGAAAAATTGTATCAAGAGCTTATCGACCAGAAAGCTGCCGACGCGTCTCACGATCTTGATCACGACGCTTGA
- a CDS encoding F0F1 ATP synthase subunit A, translated as MIHQFASSLHISVKADEIVQVGGISVTNSHLLGALGLLVLVWIMLRTRAAALGKKKPNFVTRLVNWTFDGLYGTVKQVIQDDVWAARVAPLTITIFFFVIAQYWLGLLPFVGPVTVGEHDTPLFRGGVADLNMTFGLAIITIIAAQIYAFRYLGFRGNMGRYFVNPLKDPIMSFVGILELVAEFSRLLGLSFRLFGNVLAGEVLLIMIAYLTKYASPAMLQPFYLFELFIGGIQAYIFFMLSTVFISLGLTPHGDHNESSHAHVHSPVDISKKMTENENK; from the coding sequence ATGATACACCAGTTTGCAAGCAGTCTGCATATTTCAGTCAAAGCAGACGAGATAGTACAGGTTGGCGGCATTTCAGTCACCAACTCTCACCTGTTGGGTGCTTTAGGCTTGTTAGTTTTGGTATGGATTATGCTGCGAACGCGTGCGGCAGCGCTGGGCAAAAAGAAGCCTAATTTTGTGACGCGGTTGGTTAACTGGACGTTTGATGGCTTGTACGGCACGGTCAAACAGGTCATTCAAGATGACGTTTGGGCGGCGCGAGTGGCGCCATTGACTATCACGATATTTTTCTTTGTAATAGCGCAGTACTGGCTGGGGCTGTTGCCTTTCGTTGGTCCTGTGACAGTTGGAGAGCACGACACTCCCCTGTTTCGTGGCGGCGTGGCTGATTTAAACATGACGTTTGGGCTGGCTATCATCACCATCATTGCGGCGCAAATTTATGCGTTCCGCTACTTGGGATTCCGCGGCAACATGGGGCGATATTTCGTCAATCCACTGAAAGATCCAATCATGTCATTTGTTGGTATTTTGGAGTTGGTAGCAGAGTTCTCGCGCTTACTGGGACTGAGTTTCCGTTTGTTTGGTAATGTGCTGGCGGGCGAAGTACTGCTGATCATGATCGCCTATCTAACAAAGTACGCTTCACCGGCGATGCTACAGCCGTTCTATCTGTTCGAGTTATTTATCGGCGGTATTCAAGCATATATTTTCTTTATGTTGTCAACGGTATTTATCTCCCTAGGACTCACTCCTCACGGTGACCACAACGAGTCCAGCCATGCGCATGTTCATTCCCCTGTTGATATTTCAAAGAAAATGACAGAGAATGAAAATAAGTAG
- a CDS encoding H(+)-transporting ATPase, translating to MEALAFALTYAIPAAFAAIGAAMIGAAAMNAAGRNPEKINDLRTMMILGISFIDALAIIGFVAAIVGKVM from the coding sequence ATGGAAGCATTAGCTTTTGCCTTAACTTACGCAATCCCAGCAGCCTTCGCAGCAATTGGTGCCGCAATGATCGGTGCTGCAGCGATGAACGCCGCAGGTCGCAACCCAGAGAAAATTAACGACTTGCGTACCATGATGATTCTTGGTATTTCATTCATCGACGCCTTGGCAATTATCGGTTTCGTGGCTGCCATCGTCGGTAAGGTTATGTAA